In Pseudoalteromonas carrageenovora IAM 12662, the following proteins share a genomic window:
- a CDS encoding LrgB family protein, with product MTELTPNLWWLSIPFIVALFVLLRALNKKVQNGVLKSLTNPVFLSIAIIALLLVNLNLPYSQFASHSQLLSWLLEPAIVALALPLYQQFIHVRKNLLLIVSSCSLGIVNATFVAFVLSVLFDVPNSLSASVAALSVTTPISLIVTDSLGGISSLAAALVIFIGLLGALFGFMLFKLAAIYNHEAQGVAMGTACHAIGTAAALSEHPKVGAFSSVAMALSALLTAIIVPLLYPFLVNTLL from the coding sequence ATGACTGAGCTAACACCTAATTTATGGTGGTTAAGTATCCCCTTTATTGTTGCCTTATTTGTACTGCTAAGGGCCCTAAACAAGAAAGTTCAAAACGGTGTTTTAAAATCACTTACTAATCCGGTATTTTTAAGTATTGCTATTATTGCTTTGCTGCTTGTTAACTTAAACTTGCCCTATTCCCAATTTGCCTCTCACAGTCAACTACTTAGCTGGTTATTAGAACCCGCAATTGTTGCCTTAGCACTGCCTTTATATCAGCAATTTATTCATGTACGAAAAAACTTATTACTCATAGTAAGCTCCTGCAGTTTAGGCATTGTTAATGCTACTTTTGTTGCATTTGTACTGAGTGTGTTATTTGACGTGCCTAACAGCTTAAGTGCATCTGTTGCGGCTTTAAGTGTAACAACGCCCATCTCTTTAATAGTGACAGACTCCTTAGGAGGAATAAGCTCGCTCGCCGCCGCCTTGGTTATTTTTATAGGCTTATTAGGGGCTTTATTTGGCTTTATGCTATTTAAACTGGCTGCTATTTATAATCACGAAGCGCAAGGCGTTGCAATGGGAACTGCGTGCCATGCAATTGGCACTGCCGCAGCCCTTAGTGAACATCCAAAAGTAGGCGCATTTTCGTCTGTTGCTATGGCATTAAGCGCATTATTAACGGCAATTATAGTGCCGTTGCTCTATCCTTTTTTAGTCAACACTTTGCTATAG
- a CDS encoding nSTAND1 domain-containing NTPase encodes MNRSLFYLGDWQVNPQSNTVQRAGKTKQLEPKAIDVLVHLCLQKGEIVTSDELLDHCWKNIEIGDNPLHKIITQLRKALGDKASEPTYIETIRKRGYRVIAKLEFPLAEDIKTTENTWQGGSPFLGLSAYNPADTHLFFGRNKSVSTLLDRISSQVNFGRAFCLILGPSGTGKSSLVNAGILPKLLDERGYNGIGVLSYCQLDFADVHKDRLFLDLASALLDWDINNRPVFEGLSAQVLAQQLEHSIDNVINTIKSVLSKTSTQIHKPQLFLFIDRLEVLLSSPLFSNETRSHFLSVIEHLATSKAVIVFSACRNDFYPLVVEQPSLMAGKANGAHYDLIPPNRHELQQIIRLPAITANLTFSHDPQTQTPLDEILCADTANNPDALPMLQYTLQELYLQRSDNNELLHSVYKKLGGIEGAIGKKAEDVFIGLSKAQQQQLKSVLSQLITLNPDGKTITSRAARWKALTNTSQKELVQAMVDSRLFVSHLQNHEACFSLAHEALLRQWPRAKQWISDHKDALAIKSRLQHQAQNWIDEGKSSAYLLAPGKPLQEAQLLLNDKLFKLDDNEHALIKSSVKRTKTKVRVKRVTVALLCLLTFTASLMSFTSFKAQQHAQKKQLEAESLLGFMVGDFADKLRSVKRMDLLDGISNKALEYFTNQVDEPSSLFNFSSQQGEFKSRFQYAQTLEAMGEVAYSRGKTIEAFTAFENARIRLEALLKIQPNNLELLTLAGANAFWLGQLHYDKSDYAATEPLFKKYHSYSEKMYSLAPNDFSSIMELSYSYNSLGSLYLKQFNYIAAKQSFTESLTLKNEALELKPSNKNLLRDKADTISWLAKTEEKLGGFSTTVNMLENAASVVKEMTNRYPNDASLLYMSANIHMQQSYLLSYLADKRIAYQKALFANKMVSNALKQDFKDNKLQLMYYRSLAQLLMLSNDKNIDPRIEEIITFLKSQSFNNTRLINIKIVLIQYFIDRNLQHKAQKLLTTLESNENYQQLITKQVKIGDNLVLLRINLLKAKLAATSIQKKQFCLNALQEIAKTVNTNQSILITYPQVQAYTCLNRANEIPKIKARLVKLGINNFQL; translated from the coding sequence ATGAATCGCAGCCTCTTTTACTTAGGTGATTGGCAAGTCAATCCCCAGTCAAATACCGTTCAGCGAGCAGGTAAAACTAAGCAATTAGAACCTAAAGCCATAGATGTATTAGTGCACCTGTGTTTGCAAAAAGGTGAAATAGTCACCAGCGATGAGCTATTAGATCATTGTTGGAAAAATATTGAAATTGGCGATAACCCGCTACATAAAATCATTACTCAGCTACGAAAAGCCCTTGGCGATAAAGCAAGTGAACCCACCTACATAGAAACTATTCGAAAGCGTGGTTACCGCGTTATTGCAAAACTTGAGTTTCCTTTAGCTGAAGACATAAAAACAACTGAAAACACATGGCAAGGTGGCTCTCCTTTTTTAGGATTAAGCGCATATAATCCAGCCGATACACACCTATTTTTTGGCCGAAATAAATCGGTATCTACCTTACTTGATAGAATATCGAGTCAAGTTAATTTTGGACGCGCATTTTGTTTAATCCTAGGCCCTAGTGGCACAGGTAAGTCATCATTAGTTAATGCGGGTATACTGCCAAAGTTACTCGACGAGCGAGGCTATAACGGCATCGGAGTTCTTTCTTATTGTCAGCTCGATTTTGCAGATGTACATAAAGATAGGCTTTTTTTAGATTTAGCCTCTGCGCTACTCGACTGGGATATAAACAATCGACCTGTATTTGAAGGGTTAAGCGCGCAAGTACTTGCTCAGCAGCTAGAGCACAGTATTGATAATGTCATCAATACCATAAAATCAGTGCTTAGCAAAACCTCTACACAAATCCACAAGCCGCAATTATTTTTATTTATAGACCGTTTAGAAGTACTACTCTCCTCGCCACTATTTAGTAACGAAACACGTAGCCACTTTTTATCAGTTATTGAGCACTTAGCAACGTCTAAAGCGGTGATTGTATTTAGTGCGTGCAGAAACGATTTTTATCCTTTAGTGGTTGAGCAACCAAGCCTAATGGCTGGCAAAGCTAATGGCGCGCATTACGACTTAATACCCCCAAACAGGCACGAGCTTCAACAAATTATTCGCTTGCCAGCAATAACCGCTAATTTAACGTTTTCACACGACCCGCAAACCCAAACACCACTGGATGAAATACTGTGCGCCGATACCGCCAACAACCCCGATGCACTGCCTATGCTGCAATACACTCTGCAAGAGCTGTATTTACAGCGTAGTGATAATAACGAGTTACTGCACAGTGTTTATAAAAAACTTGGCGGTATTGAGGGCGCCATAGGCAAAAAGGCAGAAGATGTATTTATTGGCCTTTCTAAAGCGCAACAACAGCAACTAAAAAGCGTGTTATCACAGTTAATAACGCTAAACCCTGATGGTAAAACGATTACTAGCCGCGCAGCGCGCTGGAAGGCATTAACCAATACCAGCCAAAAAGAGCTTGTTCAAGCCATGGTCGATAGCCGCTTATTTGTATCGCACTTACAAAATCATGAGGCCTGTTTTAGCCTTGCGCACGAAGCATTATTACGTCAATGGCCACGCGCGAAACAGTGGATAAGCGATCACAAAGATGCATTAGCAATAAAAAGTCGCTTACAACACCAAGCACAAAATTGGATAGATGAAGGTAAAAGTAGCGCTTACCTCCTTGCGCCAGGTAAACCGCTACAAGAAGCGCAGCTATTGCTTAATGACAAACTGTTTAAACTAGATGATAACGAGCATGCTCTTATTAAAAGCTCTGTAAAAAGAACAAAAACAAAAGTAAGAGTAAAGCGAGTGACCGTTGCTCTATTATGCTTACTTACATTTACCGCATCATTAATGAGCTTCACTAGCTTTAAAGCCCAACAACACGCGCAAAAAAAACAGCTTGAGGCAGAAAGCTTACTGGGGTTTATGGTCGGCGACTTTGCCGACAAACTACGCAGCGTTAAACGTATGGACTTACTTGATGGCATTAGTAATAAAGCACTTGAGTATTTTACTAATCAAGTTGATGAACCAAGCTCGCTATTTAACTTTAGCAGTCAACAAGGCGAATTTAAAAGTCGCTTTCAATACGCGCAAACTCTGGAAGCCATGGGGGAAGTGGCCTATTCTCGCGGGAAAACCATTGAGGCCTTCACTGCCTTTGAAAACGCCCGCATTCGCCTTGAAGCATTATTAAAAATCCAGCCAAACAACTTAGAGCTACTCACCCTCGCCGGTGCCAATGCCTTTTGGCTCGGCCAGCTTCATTATGATAAAAGTGATTACGCTGCCACTGAGCCATTATTTAAAAAATACCATTCATATAGCGAAAAGATGTATTCGTTAGCACCGAATGATTTTAGCTCGATTATGGAGCTATCTTATTCGTATAATTCGCTGGGATCTTTGTATTTAAAGCAATTTAACTACATAGCCGCAAAGCAAAGCTTTACAGAGTCACTCACCCTTAAAAATGAAGCCCTTGAGCTTAAACCCAGCAACAAAAACTTACTGCGCGATAAAGCAGATACCATCAGTTGGCTGGCAAAAACAGAAGAGAAGTTAGGCGGCTTTAGTACAACGGTAAATATGTTAGAAAATGCAGCTTCAGTGGTCAAAGAAATGACTAATCGCTACCCCAATGATGCAAGCCTTTTGTATATGTCAGCAAATATACATATGCAGCAAAGCTATTTATTGAGCTATTTAGCCGATAAACGAATAGCTTACCAAAAAGCGCTATTTGCTAACAAAATGGTAAGCAATGCATTAAAACAAGATTTCAAAGACAATAAACTTCAGCTTATGTATTACCGATCTTTAGCGCAATTATTGATGTTATCTAATGACAAAAATATTGATCCAAGGATAGAAGAAATTATTACATTCTTAAAGTCACAAAGCTTTAATAATACCAGGCTCATTAATATAAAAATTGTTTTGATTCAGTATTTTATAGATAGAAACTTACAGCATAAAGCCCAAAAATTATTAACTACGCTTGAGAGTAACGAAAACTACCAACAGTTGATAACTAAACAAGTAAAAATTGGTGATAATTTAGTACTTTTACGAATAAACCTGCTGAAAGCTAAGTTAGCTGCTACGAGTATACAAAAAAAACAATTTTGCTTAAATGCGCTTCAAGAAATTGCTAAAACAGTAAATACAAACCAAAGCATTCTCATAACATACCCACAGGTTCAGGCATACACTTGCTTGAACCGAGCAAACGAAATACCCAAAATTAAAGCCCGTCTGGTTAAGCTGGGCATTAACAACTTTCAACTATAA
- a CDS encoding DP-EP family protein translates to MNNTQEQIHFTVNIALGSDNEANFTYSVDGKEVTGGGVVRTETAGIYSLDEATLAKGFLFTGATITDVDKEAPCAQDFSFKVSDNGRKITVIDTDENPGTACLVFNVECNGNPYTSTDPQVINEEEN, encoded by the coding sequence ATGAATAACACTCAAGAGCAAATTCACTTTACAGTTAACATTGCACTAGGCAGTGACAACGAAGCTAACTTTACATACTCTGTAGATGGCAAAGAAGTGACAGGCGGCGGAGTTGTTAGAACCGAAACTGCGGGCATTTATAGTTTAGATGAAGCCACGCTTGCTAAGGGCTTTTTATTTACTGGCGCCACTATTACTGATGTCGATAAAGAAGCGCCTTGCGCTCAAGACTTCAGCTTTAAAGTAAGCGATAACGGCCGTAAAATTACCGTTATCGACACCGATGAAAACCCAGGTACTGCCTGTTTAGTATTTAATGTTGAGTGCAATGGTAATCCTTATACAAGTACCGACCCTCAAGTTATCAATGAAGAAGAAAACTAA
- a CDS encoding winged helix-turn-helix transcriptional regulator, with translation MSIPNRLRMLDRIDLAILDVLQKNGRISNVNLAKQVNLSASPCLDRVKRLEQEGYIEGYYAKLSEAKLNQSLVAHVQVSLVASNTAVFKVFREHILRIEQVVECDMVAGGYDYLLKIRVSNMEEYRQVLGDLVDIPGVGTHHTYMVIEKIKKDKGLLIDV, from the coding sequence ATGAGCATTCCAAATAGATTACGCATGCTTGATCGTATCGATTTAGCTATATTAGACGTTCTTCAAAAGAACGGCAGAATTTCGAATGTTAACCTAGCAAAACAGGTTAATTTAAGTGCCAGCCCATGCCTTGACCGTGTTAAACGTTTAGAGCAAGAAGGCTATATTGAAGGCTACTATGCCAAGCTTAGCGAAGCTAAACTTAATCAGAGCTTAGTGGCGCATGTTCAAGTATCACTTGTTGCTTCAAACACCGCTGTATTTAAAGTATTCAGAGAGCACATATTAAGGATAGAACAAGTCGTCGAGTGTGACATGGTAGCTGGCGGCTATGACTACCTTTTAAAAATTCGTGTGTCTAACATGGAAGAGTACAGGCAGGTACTAGGTGATTTAGTCGATATCCCAGGGGTAGGGACTCATCATACCTATATGGTTATCGAAAAAATCAAAAAAGATAAAGGCCTGCTAATAGACGTATAA
- a CDS encoding sensor domain-containing diguanylate cyclase: MSNNNENSRANNTNNAVSALMSSISNTVNNEKISAIINVTNVMADAIFIVNAHGVFESVNPIAAKFFNMPLEAIIGKKWQSFLQEQYRDDYNYMFESWKNNYQTPLNHGPKEVKIIKANGNFLDVELSISCLPESVVANTPLFICIMHDISKHVKKYKVLENVAKLDHLTGIANRCTLEKTIIKNWQECIVNKQPLSFILIDIDYFKLFNDNFGHVKGDKCLQKVARTIEECLPSKDSLVARYGGEEFAVVLPRSHISNAQMIAKRIQDKILNINFRDIGLPANVKISVSQGLACEYDNQYRTSEALVCAADTALYRAKSEGRNKLCIR, encoded by the coding sequence ATGTCTAACAATAATGAAAATAGTAGAGCAAATAACACCAACAACGCTGTATCTGCATTAATGAGCAGCATTTCTAATACCGTTAACAATGAAAAAATAAGCGCGATTATTAATGTTACTAATGTGATGGCCGATGCTATTTTTATTGTAAATGCACACGGTGTATTTGAGTCTGTAAATCCGATTGCTGCAAAGTTTTTTAATATGCCACTTGAAGCCATAATTGGTAAAAAGTGGCAATCGTTTTTACAAGAGCAATATAGAGACGATTACAATTACATGTTTGAAAGTTGGAAAAACAATTATCAAACGCCGCTTAACCATGGTCCTAAAGAAGTAAAAATAATTAAAGCCAATGGTAACTTTTTAGATGTTGAGCTATCTATATCATGTTTACCCGAATCGGTAGTCGCAAATACCCCACTTTTTATTTGTATAATGCATGATATTTCAAAGCACGTTAAAAAGTATAAAGTACTGGAAAATGTAGCCAAGCTTGATCATCTCACTGGCATTGCTAATCGTTGTACTTTAGAAAAAACCATCATTAAAAATTGGCAAGAGTGCATAGTTAACAAGCAGCCTCTTAGCTTTATACTTATTGATATTGATTACTTTAAATTATTTAACGATAACTTTGGCCATGTAAAAGGTGACAAATGCCTTCAAAAAGTCGCGCGTACAATTGAAGAATGCCTCCCCTCTAAAGACAGTTTAGTAGCTAGGTATGGCGGTGAAGAGTTTGCCGTTGTACTACCTCGTTCGCACATTTCAAATGCACAAATGATTGCTAAGCGCATCCAAGATAAAATTCTAAATATTAACTTTAGAGATATTGGCCTACCTGCAAACGTAAAAATAAGTGTAAGCCAGGGCCTTGCCTGCGAATACGATAATCAGTACAGAACATCTGAAGCATTAGTATGCGCAGCTGACACGGCGTTATATAGAGCGAAGTCGGAAGGTCGTAATAAATTATGTATAAGGTAA
- the putA gene encoding bifunctional proline dehydrogenase/L-glutamate gamma-semialdehyde dehydrogenase PutA, with amino-acid sequence MLFNGDLTTTCPIRQRIRDFYRIDENAVIDHILPLAEVGVKARSRAWERARQIVLNIRKDQDGQSGVDALLNEFSLSSEEGVVLMCLAEALLRVPDKATQDVLIRDKLAKGDWSSHLGSSDSLFVNASSWGLLVTGKMVNYTDKTKEQQFGMLKKTIGRLGEPVIRKSVNFAMKIMGKQFVMGRTIDEAIERAADTEQKGYVYSYDMLGEGARTMKDAKRYFDSYMNAIHSIGKAANGRGPVKSPGISVKLSAIHPRYEFTHKERVMQEIVPKLKELALAAKKYDIGFTVDAEEADRLDISLDVIEAVFSDKDLGDWQGFGLAVQAYQKRAIFVIEWLTDLATRVGRKMMVRLVKGAYWDTEIKTTQQDGLEHFPVFTRKATTDVSYKACAIKMLEARDVLYPQFATHNAYTAATILEVAKGDNTGFEFQRLHGMGESLFDQIVNEEKIQCRVYAPVGQHEDLLAYLVRRLLENGANSSFVNAIVDTTKPVESLLPDPVETLQGLRNKYNTQIKMPIDLYGEERANSKGMDLTDINVITPFKENLDMWFNEHLIEPSQVPEGSLAVKNPANHKEIIGHVKLQSGDEMKTLLANAEAAFETWSQTSVKERANLLRRVADILERHHDELVAICIKEAGKIAQDGIDEVREAVDFCRYYAARAEELSQDERFEARGVILCISPWNFPLAIFLGQVAAAIVTGNTVIAKPAEQTSLIALRAIELMLSVGLPEHVVQPVVARGSEVGKTIVPDERIQAVMFTGSTETGTLISQTLAARNDIQVPLIAETGGQNCMIVDSTALPEQVVDDVISSGFQSAGQRCSALRVLFIQDDVADGIIEMLKGALAELHIGDPSLLSTDVGPVIDEKALKNLNDHVEYLKGNSILHYECKIPDNTQNGAYFFAPRLYEIEDLSVLKREVFGPCVHVVRFKSNDIDNVIDQINNTGYGLTMGVHSRIEERCEYLAKMSRAGNVYVNRNMIGAIVGVQPFGGRGLSGTGPKAGGPNYLQRLVKEKASPDNVQMTNLTPDELDLHHYSGANEQVQKLMTNSMRDEKIWRATPLNDRVSAVRQLLAKIATVEIIDDLADDLALTLSEARAQLNRLEKHMRKFTTLPGPTGESNTLHLEARGCVVCYADKSTSFNFWALSIITAIAAGNTVITVASELFYDEAVAFKDKFISTGVAEGVFQVAKPNQLQAILAHPHLAGAVVAARSSRLGYFSQQLAQRKGAILPVISSEYYDTLIKRLITEKTISIDTTASGGNTSLMTLVEDDE; translated from the coding sequence ATGTTATTCAACGGCGATTTAACAACGACTTGTCCTATTAGACAAAGAATCCGTGACTTTTACCGCATAGACGAGAATGCGGTTATTGATCATATTTTACCGCTTGCAGAAGTTGGCGTAAAAGCACGAAGCCGTGCGTGGGAAAGGGCTCGTCAGATTGTTTTAAACATTCGTAAAGACCAAGATGGTCAAAGCGGTGTTGATGCGCTCTTAAACGAATTTTCACTTTCAAGTGAAGAAGGCGTTGTATTAATGTGTTTGGCCGAAGCACTGCTTCGCGTACCAGATAAAGCAACTCAAGATGTGCTTATTCGCGACAAGTTAGCTAAAGGCGATTGGAGCTCTCACTTAGGAAGCAGCGATTCATTATTTGTAAACGCATCTTCTTGGGGATTATTAGTAACCGGTAAAATGGTTAACTACACAGACAAAACTAAAGAACAACAGTTCGGTATGCTTAAAAAGACCATTGGTCGTCTAGGCGAGCCGGTTATTCGTAAGTCTGTAAACTTTGCAATGAAAATTATGGGTAAGCAATTCGTAATGGGTCGTACCATTGACGAAGCAATTGAGCGTGCTGCCGACACAGAGCAAAAAGGCTATGTATATTCTTACGATATGCTAGGCGAAGGCGCGCGCACCATGAAAGATGCCAAGCGTTACTTTGACAGCTACATGAATGCAATACACTCAATTGGTAAAGCGGCAAATGGCCGTGGACCAGTTAAAAGCCCGGGTATTTCAGTTAAACTTTCTGCGATTCACCCTCGTTATGAGTTCACTCATAAAGAACGTGTAATGCAAGAAATTGTGCCAAAACTTAAAGAGCTTGCGCTTGCTGCTAAAAAGTACGATATCGGCTTTACGGTAGATGCTGAAGAAGCTGACCGTTTAGATATTTCTTTAGATGTTATTGAAGCGGTATTTAGCGATAAAGATCTTGGTGATTGGCAAGGTTTTGGTTTAGCGGTACAGGCTTATCAAAAACGCGCTATTTTTGTAATTGAATGGCTAACTGACCTTGCAACTCGTGTGGGTCGCAAGATGATGGTACGTTTAGTTAAAGGTGCATACTGGGATACAGAAATCAAAACCACTCAGCAAGATGGTTTAGAGCACTTCCCGGTGTTTACGCGTAAAGCGACAACTGACGTTTCTTACAAAGCATGTGCAATTAAAATGCTTGAAGCGCGTGACGTGCTTTACCCACAATTTGCAACACACAACGCTTACACTGCAGCGACTATTTTAGAAGTTGCTAAAGGCGATAACACAGGTTTTGAATTCCAACGCTTACACGGTATGGGTGAATCATTATTTGACCAAATCGTTAACGAAGAAAAAATTCAGTGCCGCGTATATGCGCCAGTAGGTCAGCACGAAGACTTACTTGCTTATCTTGTACGTCGTTTATTAGAAAACGGTGCAAACTCTTCATTTGTAAATGCAATAGTAGATACAACTAAACCTGTTGAGTCGTTACTACCAGACCCAGTAGAAACACTGCAAGGCCTGCGTAACAAATACAATACGCAAATTAAAATGCCAATAGACTTATACGGTGAAGAACGTGCCAATTCAAAAGGCATGGATTTAACTGATATTAACGTTATTACCCCTTTCAAAGAAAACCTTGATATGTGGTTTAACGAGCATTTAATTGAGCCAAGCCAAGTACCAGAAGGCTCACTTGCAGTTAAAAACCCTGCAAACCATAAAGAAATTATTGGCCACGTTAAATTACAATCTGGCGATGAAATGAAAACCTTGCTTGCAAATGCAGAAGCCGCATTTGAGACTTGGTCACAAACATCAGTAAAAGAGCGTGCTAACTTATTACGCCGTGTTGCTGATATTTTAGAGCGTCATCACGATGAGCTAGTGGCTATTTGCATTAAAGAAGCGGGTAAAATTGCGCAAGATGGTATTGATGAAGTACGTGAAGCTGTTGATTTTTGCCGTTACTACGCAGCGCGCGCTGAAGAGCTTTCTCAAGATGAGCGTTTTGAAGCCCGTGGCGTAATTTTATGTATTAGCCCATGGAACTTCCCTCTAGCGATTTTCTTAGGCCAAGTGGCTGCTGCTATTGTTACTGGTAACACTGTAATTGCAAAACCAGCTGAGCAAACAAGCTTAATTGCGCTTCGTGCTATAGAGTTAATGTTATCTGTTGGCTTACCAGAGCATGTTGTACAACCTGTTGTTGCACGCGGTTCAGAAGTTGGTAAAACAATTGTCCCTGATGAGCGTATTCAGGCTGTTATGTTTACTGGTTCTACAGAAACAGGCACACTTATTTCTCAAACACTTGCTGCCCGTAACGATATTCAAGTACCGTTAATTGCAGAAACAGGTGGTCAGAACTGTATGATTGTGGACTCAACAGCCCTTCCTGAGCAAGTTGTTGACGATGTAATTAGTTCGGGTTTCCAAAGTGCTGGACAACGTTGTTCTGCTCTTCGTGTGCTGTTTATTCAAGATGACGTAGCTGATGGCATTATTGAAATGCTTAAAGGTGCTTTAGCTGAATTACACATTGGCGACCCTTCATTACTTTCAACCGATGTTGGCCCAGTAATTGACGAAAAAGCGCTTAAAAACTTAAACGACCATGTTGAGTACTTAAAAGGTAATTCTATACTTCATTACGAGTGTAAAATTCCGGATAACACGCAAAATGGCGCTTACTTCTTTGCTCCTCGCTTATACGAAATTGAAGATTTATCAGTACTTAAGCGTGAAGTATTTGGCCCATGTGTTCATGTTGTACGCTTTAAATCGAACGATATTGATAATGTGATTGACCAAATAAATAACACAGGATACGGCTTAACAATGGGCGTGCATTCACGTATTGAAGAGCGCTGTGAGTATTTAGCTAAAATGTCGCGTGCGGGTAACGTATACGTAAACCGTAACATGATTGGCGCTATTGTTGGTGTGCAACCGTTTGGTGGCCGTGGTTTATCAGGTACAGGCCCTAAAGCTGGTGGCCCTAACTACCTTCAACGTTTAGTGAAAGAAAAAGCATCACCAGATAACGTGCAAATGACTAACCTGACGCCAGATGAGCTTGATTTACACCACTATAGCGGTGCAAATGAGCAAGTTCAAAAGCTAATGACGAACTCAATGCGCGATGAAAAAATTTGGCGTGCAACACCATTAAACGACCGCGTTTCGGCTGTACGACAGTTACTTGCTAAAATTGCTACAGTAGAAATTATTGACGATTTAGCAGACGATTTAGCATTAACGCTTTCAGAAGCACGTGCTCAGCTTAACCGCCTTGAAAAACACATGCGTAAGTTTACTACCCTGCCAGGGCCAACGGGTGAGTCTAATACACTTCACCTTGAAGCGCGTGGTTGTGTAGTGTGTTACGCCGATAAAAGTACTTCATTTAACTTTTGGGCATTGTCTATCATTACTGCAATTGCCGCAGGTAATACGGTCATCACTGTAGCGTCTGAGCTGTTTTATGATGAAGCGGTTGCCTTTAAAGATAAATTTATCTCTACAGGTGTTGCCGAGGGCGTATTCCAAGTAGCTAAACCTAATCAGTTACAAGCTATTTTGGCGCATCCTCATTTAGCAGGTGCGGTAGTTGCTGCTCGCTCGTCTCGTTTAGGCTACTTCAGCCAACAACTTGCACAGCGCAAAGGGGCAATTTTACCGGTAATTAGCTCTGAGTATTACGATACATTAATTAAGCGCTTAATTACTGAAAAAACAATTAGTATTGATACAACAGCATCAGGTGGTAATACCTCGCTAATGACGCTTGTTGAAGATGATGAGTAG
- a CDS encoding mechanosensitive ion channel family protein, producing MISSEIEQFEKYYTMLTEYLVTYSMQIVGAIFILLLGLWVAKKIANVVASLMARHNIDVTLTNFVSNVVKVLLIVMVVIIALGKIGISVTPFVAAIGAASLGAGLALQGMLSNYGAGLAIIATRPFVVGDTIEVKNVSGQVKTIELGYTILIDEEKVEITIPNKHIMGEIIHNSFSYSLVKGEIDIAYSACADTAISLIEEVLNAHELVAQNPHSQIGIERFADSGVTISYRYWVPTTKIIETKLAINGGVYKAINNAEIEIPFPQRVVTINKNDI from the coding sequence ATGATCAGTTCTGAAATAGAACAATTTGAAAAATACTACACCATGCTCACCGAGTACCTAGTTACCTACAGCATGCAGATTGTAGGCGCTATTTTTATATTACTACTGGGCTTATGGGTAGCTAAAAAAATAGCCAATGTGGTTGCAAGCTTAATGGCTCGTCATAATATCGACGTTACTTTAACCAACTTTGTAAGCAATGTAGTTAAGGTATTGCTTATTGTTATGGTGGTTATTATAGCACTGGGCAAAATAGGGATAAGCGTTACTCCTTTTGTGGCAGCAATAGGTGCAGCGTCTTTAGGTGCAGGTTTAGCACTGCAAGGTATGCTATCTAACTATGGTGCAGGCCTTGCCATTATAGCTACACGCCCTTTTGTAGTTGGCGATACCATTGAGGTTAAAAATGTAAGCGGCCAAGTTAAAACTATAGAGCTTGGCTACACCATTTTAATAGATGAAGAAAAAGTAGAAATTACTATTCCTAACAAACATATAATGGGCGAAATAATTCATAACTCATTTAGTTATTCATTAGTTAAAGGTGAAATAGATATTGCCTATAGTGCATGTGCTGATACCGCTATTAGTCTTATTGAAGAAGTACTCAACGCACACGAGTTAGTTGCTCAAAACCCACACTCTCAAATAGGCATAGAGCGCTTTGCTGATAGTGGCGTCACTATTAGTTACAGGTATTGGGTGCCTACTACAAAAATAATCGAAACAAAGCTCGCTATTAACGGTGGTGTTTATAAAGCTATTAACAACGCTGAAATTGAAATACCGTTCCCGCAACGCGTAGTGACCATAAATAAAAACGATATTTAA